In the genome of Streptomyces sp. SAI-127, the window CTACCGCTGGTCGACCGCGAAGTTCAACGCCGACCCGAAGTAACCGCCATGACAGCGCGGGCCGGTTCCCGCACCCCGTCCCACCCCAGGGCGGCGTACACCGACACCTCGTCGGAGTGCGCCGCCCCGTTCGTGTGCGAAGTGCCGGATCAGTCGGCCCCGTAGGGTCCGCCCAGATCCCACGCCTGGTACATCGCCTCCGCGAAGGCCGCCGCGATCTTGTGCTCGCCGCTCGCGTTGGGGTGGGTGCCGTCGTAGGTGTCGTGGTTGATGTCGTACGACGCCGGGGGCGAGACCGACAGCAGGGGGGAACGGGGCTCGTCCAGATCCGCGATCGCCTTGGCGAGGAGCTCGTTGAAACGGGTGACCTCCGTCGCGAAGGGCGTGTCCGACTCGGCCCGGACATTGGGGATCACCGGGAGGACGGCGATCCGGATCCGGGGGTCGGCCAGGCGGGCCTCGGCGACGAAGGCGCGGACGTTCTCCGCCGTCTGTTCCGCGTTCGTGTAGAAGCCCAGGTCGATCAGGCCAAGCGACACCAGCAGCACGTTCGCGCGGTGCGCCCGCACCGCGTCACCGATCAGCGGGGCCATGTGCAGCCAGCCCTCGCCCCAGCCGGCCAGGTGGGCCCGGGGGAAGTCGGGATCGGCGTACTCGTACGACGTCGGGGCGTCCGCCGCCTTGTCGTACAGCGTCTCGCGCGGGCCCACGAGGTCGAAGGGGCCGCCGCAGGTGTCACGCAGGTGCTGCCACATCCGGTAACGCCAGGTGTGCTCGCCCGCGCTTCCGATCGTCATCGAATCGCCGACCGGCATGAATCTGAGCATCCGCTCATGATGGATCATCGGCGGGGGCGGTGGCATGTGAGTCGGGCCACGCCTTCCCTGGAGGACCTGTCCGGCTGATCATGCCGACGTCGCGGGGTCCGGGCACGCACTCCCCCGGAAGGGGCGGCCCCAGTGGCGCTGTGGTACCGCTCCCGCACTCTCGACTTCGCCCGAGCGGGAGGTCCCCCATGGCCCCCGCTCACCCGCCCCGATCAGGCAGCGTGGCTCGAAGTCGGCCTGATCCGCCGGACAGGCCCTGGTGCCTCCCGCCCACGCCCCTTCACACACATGTCGGGATGGCAGTCTTGGGGCATGCGTCGACCCTTCGCCCTCCTCGCCGGGACCCTGCTCGTGGGCGCCTTC includes:
- a CDS encoding GDSL-type esterase/lipase family protein; this encodes MLRFMPVGDSMTIGSAGEHTWRYRMWQHLRDTCGGPFDLVGPRETLYDKAADAPTSYEYADPDFPRAHLAGWGEGWLHMAPLIGDAVRAHRANVLLVSLGLIDLGFYTNAEQTAENVRAFVAEARLADPRIRIAVLPVIPNVRAESDTPFATEVTRFNELLAKAIADLDEPRSPLLSVSPPASYDINHDTYDGTHPNASGEHKIAAAFAEAMYQAWDLGGPYGAD